The Chlorocebus sabaeus isolate Y175 chromosome 20, mChlSab1.0.hap1, whole genome shotgun sequence genomic sequence TATGGAGAACAGAGTGTGGCAAGTAGCAAAAGATCATGGGGAATCCAGTGCTGACATTATTCATTcagacattctttttttcctctaaccattttttcttctttattgttttcttattttctgacagggtctttctctgtcacccagagtactggagtgcagtggcgtgattctCAACTTCCCAGGCCAAGTGATTCTACTACCTCAGCCTTGGGAGTGGCTgcgaccacaggtgcacaccaccaagccctgACTggcttttaatacatttttaattttgtaaagatggagtctccctatgttgcccagggtgatcttgaaatcctagggtcaagtgatccttctgccttgacctcccagaattctgggattatagacatgagccttAGTGCCCAGCTATCTCTAACTTTGCTATTAATGCTTGTTCCCCTGTCTCCCTGTCACAATCTCAAGTGCTACGCAGATTGCAGTTTTCTGCTGCCAGACTGTGTTGTCAAGGTCATCTCCACTAACCCAAAGCACATTCCAATGGATTTCAATTTCCATCTGCTCCCCTGAGATCCAGGCCACAGTTCTCAGTGCTCTCTATACCCAGCTGGTGCCCTGCCTCATTCCGGAGCTGGGAGTGCTCAGCTTTGGAAGTCAATGAGGTGGGCAGCAAGTTGTTCCATATCCCATGTTTCCCTCTGTTTAAGAAGTTTGAAAAAGGTATCATTGTATATGCTGCGTTCAAGCTGGCATTCCCATACATCTATTTGAAGAACGTTCAACACAAGTAAAAGGATTGACAGAGTTCAGTTCCTGGAGACCAGGGATTCAATGAAAGTAGTTCCATGCATTCTTTTTATTCACTGAAGACAGTCCACTGAGATGCCTTTCTGGACCTACTATAGCTGAAGTAGGGAGTGGTTCTGCCTGGGTGTTCTGATACCATCTGTGAATGGCTGGCCTTCCCCGGGAACCAAGGCTATGTCTCAGTAGGAGCAGAGCTCCTGGGAAGTTCACCCCTCAGCTGAGTGGGCAAGTGCCAGGCATAGTGCTCAGTGCTAGGGAGACAGGCATGAGAGAGATAGAGATGCTTACACATTTCAACACCATTTAAGGGTGAAGGTGAAGGCTGATTTTGTTCCCTGCCTGCCCGACCTGCTTGTGGTGAATTATTTTGCCAACTGTAAGTATGACTTTAGGAATTTtgggctgggggctgcagggggtgggaggtggaCAGGGGAAATGTCTTCATATCAAGGTTTCACATGTTATGCTAGGGCAAGATGGTACATTCAGCAAAAGCTCAGGCTGTGCTGGCTGGtgctttcattcattcctttgccAGCTACCTTGCAGAGCCACCCAGGTGGAGAAAAGGGACCCAAAAGGGCCCTTTTCCAAAATTTCAccaccctcctttccttccacTGCTATTTTGCATTAACATATAGACAGTGTGCATACATTTCAAGAGCTGGACAGATGCTGGCTCTTGCATTTTGTGAAGCACTGGGGAAGGATGGGTGTTCCATTTTCCATGTTACCCCACTGCCTGGGGCCACTCCCCCCGATGCTGGTGCTGATTATCTGACTCTTGACATGTTaatggtggtgggaacctgttCTTCTGGACCAGAATGTGTTTACCTTTTCCCTTCAGAATGAGTACTGAAACTATCTTTTTGTAGTAATCAAATTCAACTGATTAATATTCTGTAAATTTCGTGTGTGAGAAAGAAGCCATCTTGAAGTTGGATATGATCTCATCATGACTGTGATACACCCAGGTCCAGAGGGAGACAATTTTCCTCTCCCCACACTCTGGACCCACAGCAACTTCCTCACCCGCTTCAGTTCAGCTCTGTCACTGATGCCTTGacagtggttttgtttttgtttttgtttttgtttttgactgttGCTCCTTTGGTTGGTTAATGACTGTGTCATCATCGAAGTCCCCAAGCTTGTCTTGACTGGTCTCCTCTCCTCAGGGAAATTGAGAAGAATGAGAGAGTCAATGATTTAAGGGGAtttggagggaaggaaagaggctAAGGAGATGAAAGAATAAAGGAGGAAAGGATGTGATCTCaagacaggagaaagaagagagaggcagTTAAATCTGGGGATGTGGGACAGTAGACTTCTATTCTTGGGCTGAATAGAAAGCACATTTTGGGGGAATTTTTAATTGTTCCCTTTACTTGCCCAGGAACACATGGTGTGGCTTCACTGTGTGATTTGAAAGGGTGAAATGCAGGGTTATGTATGATCAGAATGACTAACACACATATAGCCAGGTGTGTTCTAGAGACCTTCAAGGAAATCGGCACTGAAGGTGGAGGCTGGAGGCATTTTTGCTTCACTCACCCCTGCTCAGGGCCTTTTGGTAAGACATTCAAACCCTTCCAGATGCTCCCCAGGGAttctcctgggttccagagagTCCCCTGCATGGGATTGGGCAAGACGGAGGTAACCCAAGGGAGATGGGTCTCTTCCAAGTATCGGTACCCCATGCTCCAGTGCTCTGCTGTACCACTGACAAGACCAGTTCAGGCTGCATGATTCCGTGGAAAGATAACTGCTTTCAAGGCCAACTCCCTGGTAGCAGACATAGCCGCTAATCAGTTAGTGTGACTGTGAACAAGTATCCTCAGTGGTAAAATGGGATTAGTCACCCCCACCAGATAGGTTTCTgatgagtattaaatgagataatatatgtcaTATGTAGGTCATGTCGTACATGCCTGAAAGTTAGTAGAGCTTATTCAGTCTTCATCCGCGCTTTCTGGCCCTCCTACTACTctgccctctccccagcccaGGTTTTATTCTACTCTTCTAAATTGGAGATGGCAACAcctgaaaaagaaggagaaaggaggaaagtaTGTATTAACATAACTCACACCTCCCTCCATGTTAAACATTCAGacatttattgatctttttatcaAACTATGTGAAGAAATGgaagattaaaaagaaaggaaatcatttcTCATTTAAGAGGGGAAATGGAGCTATGGTAGTCAAAAGAGACAGTCAAGTTAAAAGAGATCCCAAATTGTTCAGAATCAGCTACTGAGATTTGGTAACAGCAaatcacatggtctttcctctggtATATGATTAAGACAGAAAGCTTCCTGTTGGGCGAGTGACTCCGCAGGTTTTGATGATATGAGGAAGACAATAAGTTGGCCATTGGGTGAAAGGGAGGAGGCAGGACCTGGGCTTGTGCCCTTGTCACCTTCTGTATGAAGCCAGGAGGGTGGAGCTTGATGACATCTCCTAACAATACCCACATGCACATCTCTGTCATCCTTAAATCACTGAGTCTTGGACTTCAGGGTCTCCTCGTGCCGGTCCACAAGGGAACCAACCCACTCCACGGTTTTCTGCTTGGCTTCCTCCCAGCTGTAGAGTGGCTTATATGCCAGATCTCGCTGAGCCTTCTTGTAAGAGAAGGTGAACACACTATTTGACAATGTCACCATGTGGCGGTTAAAGGGTGGTCGATAGGTGTAAATTGGCCTGAGAAGGAAGCTCACTATTTCCAGCAGGAAACCAATCCAGTAAATCAGGGATAAAGGAAGGCTCCATCTGGAATCAAGGCGGAGGCCGAACTCTTTGCTCAGGGTGTAATTAAGGTTATCATAACTTTGGTGAGGCGTGTCATCTGAGATGTAGTAGAACTGTCCTCGGACACTTGGGGCCTTCTTGGGGTCCTGCAGGGCCCTCAAGGCCAGAATGTGGGCCCAGGCCACGTTGCCAACATAGACTGGGTTGACAGTGGAGAACTTGCCAATACTTGACAGGATCCCATTGTTGTTCAGGGCTTCATTTATACCAGCAGAAAGGAATTGGCTTCCTTCCCCATAGATATACATGGGTCTTAAGGCACAAGTGTACAAGGTGCCACCGTCTTTCAGAGTCCACccatcagctgccagcacagccttCTCAGCAAGCTTTTTGCTGTATGGGTATGGAGCAGACCATGTGTTTTCCAGAGGCTCTTCTTCGTGGCCGTTCTGGATGATTTCCTTGTACGAGTTGGGTCCGGCTACCTCTATGCTACTGGTGTAGATGAAGACTGGCACACTAGCTTGGACACAGGCCTCTAACAGGAGCTGGGTACCTGCCCACGAAGAGCATACTGTCAGTGTCAGTATATATCCCTAAGAGGGTCCAACCACAAGCACAGATCCATGTGCCCCACTCCCCACTGCCAAACATAATGGTTGTAACAGACTGAGGGCACATTCTTCTGTGTCTCTGACTGAGATCGGGTCATACTACAGCCATAGGAAAAACATCGAAATGAAGAGGAACTGACATGTGGGTTCTGGAGGTAAGAATTTCTAGACTTTTGTGTTTCATGGACGTGTGTGTGTACTTTAACTTTGCAAAGGGACCTAGggttatcactttttattttgccaagtaaaggtattgaaaaattataatttgtaatCAGTAGCATTGAAGTCAGATCGTTTGAAATCTGAAAAATCGGGAGGCTATACTCTGCGAATATGGACAGTTCCAGTCCTTAGGCAAAAATGGGCAGTTGAAGAattcacatcacacacacacacgtatacctTTGTATATGGGCAATATAAACTCTTCAATATATATGAAATTGCTGGTACTTTTCTCATGTCACTGGGCTCTAATAAAACTTTGTCACAAGGACCATCCTGGAGTCATTGAGCAAACAGTGGGTTGTGGGGAACTGCTGGAAACCCACACTCTTTTCCTGATTGTGTGTTCCCTGGGAAAGCTGCTTCCCAATTCTGGCTGTGACTCTGTTCACCCAGTTATGTAAAGTGGAGGTGATAAACCTTCCTTTTAAACCCTGCCCTGGTGTTTCCTGTGGAGCCTGGTGGAGGACTGGGGAGAGGAGTGTGCTCTCTGCTGGTAACACCTCCACTGGGAGGAGCTTGCAACCTCTCCTGGGTTGTGTAGAAGCAAAGCTCATGGAGGTATCCATAGTGCCTTCCCTTGAAGAAGGAAGGGATTTCCCAGGCAAAGgatcatttttatttacaaatttttgtattcttagccATTTTAATGTCTCTGTGCAATTTGAGTTTCTGAAGAGACAGCCtcatgttttcaaaaattaatctTGTGGCAGAGAAAATTTGCAGTTAGTTTACTTTCAAGGGGGAAATGACCaacattttgaagtattttctaaGCCTGGGAGTGGTAATGGTTCTAGCAAACAGATGCCTCTAACACTTCCCCTGTCATTTCATATCCCTTCCTTTTGGGAGCTGTTAAGGgtagtaatgaaaataaaacaccgGTTACTCTTAGCACCCTCCTTGCACAGTAGGGGTACCTAGAGGTATGGGTAAGTAGACACtggaagttgtttttgtttgttttctttctttctttctttctttctttctttctttctttctttctttctttctttctttcttctctctctctctctctctctctctctctctctctctttctttctttcttatagtGCTGGAGACTCAAAAGCAATTGGTTGCTTTGGAAAAAGAGTCAGAGTAGACTGAATATGGAGGGCCAGATTGGAGTTTGGGGTGCTATGGTGCTGAAGAGACTGGACTCTGGAGATCAGAGGGTGAGACTTTATGAGAAGATTCCTTAAGGAAATGTGTCTGAATTTAAGGTAGTTGGAAAGTCATACTTTGAAAGGAAACCCCAAGAATTTAAgggatgaggattaaatgagggtGCACTTTGGGCACCTGGCTGGAAATGGCTCTGGAATAGTGGGCCCTGTGGTGAGCTGAAGAGATTGTATTCTTGATACTGGAAAAATCTTATTGTTAAAAAATTTTGTGGGAAGGCATGTGCCAGATAATTCTGTCCTGACAGACCTCTGAACCAGCTTTGCTAGTTCTCTTGAGAGGACTTCTTCTTTGAAGTGGGCAGGAGGGCTCTGAATGTTCTCATCAGCCTACACACAAGGTTCAAAATGGTGACTACAGTTGCACCTCCAAGGTCTGATTCTGGCCCAGGAGGCAAGGGGTGGCTGAATATCGAGAGTCTGAAGTCAGAGATTAGTTGACTTTTGATTGGAACCACAGTAGAAAAAGCTTCCACAGCCTTTAGAGTCACAGAGGGGTGAGTTTAAAGTCCAGCTCTCCTACCTGCTTAGTCGCCTGggagaccttggacaagttacttgcCATCTCTCAGTCCTAGTTTTATCATCTAAAAAACTAAAGTTAGCAGCCTTAAACTCCCTAGTTGGTAGTGATCAACAAAGGCACTTGGCCCAGAGCACAGCAGGTATTCAGTGGAGGGaacttctcttcccttcctgccCTTCTTTGTGATCCTTAATTCCCCACCTTGCTTCATCTCCTCCCCAGCCTACCGTACCTTTCACATTGACATTCATGATGGACTCTCTGTGAGTGACACCAAAGACATCAATGATACAGGCGGTGTGGATGACAACCGAGACGTCCTGGCAGGCTCTCTTCAGGAATGGCTCATCCAGAATGTCTCCTTCCAGCACTGTCAGCTTGGTCTTGTTCTGGAGCTCTGTGTGAACACAGGTCAGGTCATAGGAATGATTTCTGTATCTGGCTGAGAGGTTTTCTGATAAAGGTGATGTTACACAGGTGTTCAAGAATGGTTAGAGCAGGGTGTTAAAGAGGAGGGTGTACATTCTTTGGAAGAAACAAGTAAAAAAGGCACAGAAATCAGcatatgtataaatttatttggaaagagCAAACATCTGTTTCTTGCCCATCTCATTTCAGAAAAGTAATCTGAGCAGTGAGCTGTCAGGTATGCCTGGAATATAAGCATTTCTAGAGCCATGGGAAGCTCATCAAATTTTCTAAGGAGAGTAGGGTGATTGTAGAGAATATGAGGGAAAATTTGAAGTTAATTCTGTAAGTAATGAGAAATCATGTATGGAATCATAATTTTGGGACTCCAGCACCATGTTAAAGAAAACCCCCTATTTATATTTGGAATAAGATAACAAAAAGGCCAAGccccatggctcatgcctgttatcccaacagtttgggaggctgcaCTGGAGtgcaggaggttgagaccagcctggacaacagggggaaaccccatctctattaaaatacatgaaataatggggcatggtggcgtgtgcctgcagtcccagctactctgcaggctgaggt encodes the following:
- the LOC103224104 gene encoding 3 beta-hydroxysteroid dehydrogenase/Delta 5-->4-isomerase type 1 translates to MTGWSCLVTGAGGFLGQRIVRLLVEEKELKEIRVLDKAFRPELREEFSKLQNKTKLTVLEGDILDEPFLKRACQDVSVVIHTACIIDVFGVTHRESIMNVNVKGTQLLLEACVQASVPVFIYTSSIEVAGPNSYKEIIQNGHEEEPLENTWSAPYPYSKKLAEKAVLAADGWTLKDGGTLYTCALRPMYIYGEGSQFLSAGINEALNNNGILSSIGKFSTVNPVYVGNVAWAHILALRALQDPKKAPSVRGQFYYISDDTPHQSYDNLNYTLSKEFGLRLDSRWSLPLSLIYWIGFLLEIVSFLLRPIYTYRPPFNRHMVTLSNSVFTFSYKKAQRDLAYKPLYSWEEAKQKTVEWVGSLVDRHEETLKSKTQ